GCGCAGCGGGTGCAGCGCGAACAGCGCGGCGGCGGCCACCGCCGGCGCCAGCGCGCCGGTGAGCGCATGCAGCGCCAGCAGCAGCAGCGCCGCGTTCAGCGCGTGCAGGCCGGCGCTCACCACGTGGTGTCCGCCCGCCCAGGTGCCGAAGAGGCTGACGTCCGCCAGGTGCGACCACCACGTCACGGGGTGCCAGTTGTAGGCGGCCACCGCGGTCAGCGACCAGCGGAGAGCCGGGAGGCTCACGCCTCCACTGACCCGCGGGTTGGCGGTGACCATGAGGGGGTCGTCGACGGCCACGAACTCGAAGGTGCGCACCGGCGCATAGAGCAGGAGCACGGCGAGCGCGAGCGCCGCGGCCGCCAGCAGCGGCGCCCTCGGGCCGCGGGCCGTCGCCGCCGTCACGCTGCTCCCTTGCGCCGGGCCCGCCCCGGTGCCGCGTCAGGGCAGGAAGCGCCGGCGCATCATGGCGGAGGCGGCGGCAAAGGCGGCGGCGGCGATGAGCGTCGCGACGGCCAGCGACGCGAGCGGCGGGGCGTCCGCGGTCCCCGAGAGCAGCGACCGCGAGAGGCGGACCAGGTGCGTGAGGGGAAACGCGCTGGCGATGCGCTCGACCCATGGGCCGAGGTTGCGCACGGGGAAGAAGGTCCCCGAGAAGAAGAACATCGGGCCGATGAAGAGCGTGAAGTAGTAGTTGAACGAGTCGTAGCCGTCCGCCACCGATGTCACGATCAGCCCGAGCGACGCGAACGTGAAGCCGGCAAGAAGGATCAGGGGGAGGCCGAGGACGCCCGGCCAGAGCGGCCCGACCCCGAAGACGAGCAGCAGCGCCAGCACGGTGCCGCCGCAGATGAGCCCCTTGGTCATGATCCAGAGCACCTCGCCGAGGAGGATGTCGCCGAACGTCAGCGGCGAGAGCATCATGCACGCGTAGACCTGCTGGTGGCGCATCTTGGTGAAGGTCATGTAGGTCGCCTCGATGGTGACGCTCTGCATCACCGAGGTGATCATCAGCCCCGGCGCGACGTAGCGCAG
This window of the bacterium genome carries:
- a CDS encoding ABC transporter permease; its protein translation is MLRILAGPLLVWTRNATVWLASWRTSLVGSVGEPLFYVLGLGYGLGTIVPDVEGLPYLRYVAPGLMITSVMQSVTIEATYMTFTKMRHQQVYACMMLSPLTFGDILLGEVLWIMTKGLICGGTVLALLLVFGVGPLWPGVLGLPLILLAGFTFASLGLIVTSVADGYDSFNYYFTLFIGPMFFFSGTFFPVRNLGPWVERIASAFPLTHLVRLSRSLLSGTADAPPLASLAVATLIAAAAFAAASAMMRRRFLP